A region from the Leopardus geoffroyi isolate Oge1 chromosome E3, O.geoffroyi_Oge1_pat1.0, whole genome shotgun sequence genome encodes:
- the TFAP4 gene encoding transcription factor AP-4 isoform X4: MEYFMVPTQKVPSLQHFRKTEKEVIGGLCSLANIPLTPETQRDQERRIRREIANSNERRRMQSINAGFQSLKTLIPHTDGEKLSKAAILQQTAEYIFSLEQEKTRLLQQNTQLKRFIQELSGSSPKRRRAEDKDEGIGSPDIWEDEKAEDLRREMIELRQQLDKERSVRMMLEEQVRSLEAHMYPEKLKVIAQQVQLQQQQEQVRLLHQEKLEREQQHLRTQLLPPPAPTHHPTVIVPAPPPPSHHINVVTMGPSSVINSVSTSRQNLDTIVQAIQHIEGTQERQEQEEEQRRAVIVKPGRSCPEAHASDTASDSEASDSDAMDQSREEPAGNGGLP; the protein is encoded by the exons CCTTGCCAACATTCCACTGACCCCTGAGACGCAGCGGGACCAGGAGCGGCGGATTCGGCGGGAGATCGCCAATAGCAACGAGCGGAGGCGCATGCAGAGCATCAACGCTGGCTTCCAGTCCCTCAAGACCCTCATCCCCCACACAGATGGAGAGAAGCTCAGCAAG GCAGCCATTCTCCAGCAGACGGCGGAGTACATCTTCTCCCTGGAGCAGGAGAAGACCAGGCTCCTGCAGCAGAACACACAGCTCAAGCGCTTTATCCAG GAGCTGAGCGGCTCATCCCCCAAGCGGCGGCGGGCAGAGGACAAGGATGAGGGCATCGGCTCGCCGGACATCTGGGAAGACGAGAAGGCAGAGGATCTGCGTCGGGAGATGATCGAGCTTCGGCAGCAGCTGGACAAGGAGCGCTCGGTGCGCATGATGCTGGAGGAGCAG GTGCGCTCGCTGGAGGCCCACATGTACCCAGAAAAGCTCAAGGTGATTGCACAGCAGGTgcagctgcagcagcagcaggagcaggtGCGGCTGCTGCACCAGGAGAAACTGGAGCGGGAACAGCAGCACCTGCGGACCCAG CTGCtgccccccccggcccccacccaccaccccacaGTGATCGTGCCGgcgccaccccctccctcccaccacatcAACGTCGTCACCATGGGCCCCTCCTCGGTCATCAACTCTGTTTCCACGTCCCGGCAAAATCTGGACACCATCGTGCAG GCGATCCAGCACATCGAGGGCACCCAGGAAaggcaggagcaggaggaggaacaACGACGAGCTGTCATCGTGAAGCCAGGCCGCAGCTGCCCGGAGGCCCACGCCTCCGACACTGCCTCCGATTCGGAGGCCTCGGACAGCGACGCCATGGACCAGAGCCGGGAGGAGCCAGCAGGGAATGGGgggcttccctga
- the TFAP4 gene encoding transcription factor AP-4 isoform X3, whose product MPTLKVKLSYGAALGGGPESPARPHPRILGESLANIPLTPETQRDQERRIRREIANSNERRRMQSINAGFQSLKTLIPHTDGEKLSKAAILQQTAEYIFSLEQEKTRLLQQNTQLKRFIQELSGSSPKRRRAEDKDEGIGSPDIWEDEKAEDLRREMIELRQQLDKERSVRMMLEEQVRSLEAHMYPEKLKVIAQQVQLQQQQEQVRLLHQEKLEREQQHLRTQLLPPPAPTHHPTVIVPAPPPPSHHINVVTMGPSSVINSVSTSRQNLDTIVQAIQHIEGTQERQEQEEEQRRAVIVKPGRSCPEAHASDTASDSEASDSDAMDQSREEPAGNGGLP is encoded by the exons CCTTGCCAACATTCCACTGACCCCTGAGACGCAGCGGGACCAGGAGCGGCGGATTCGGCGGGAGATCGCCAATAGCAACGAGCGGAGGCGCATGCAGAGCATCAACGCTGGCTTCCAGTCCCTCAAGACCCTCATCCCCCACACAGATGGAGAGAAGCTCAGCAAG GCAGCCATTCTCCAGCAGACGGCGGAGTACATCTTCTCCCTGGAGCAGGAGAAGACCAGGCTCCTGCAGCAGAACACACAGCTCAAGCGCTTTATCCAG GAGCTGAGCGGCTCATCCCCCAAGCGGCGGCGGGCAGAGGACAAGGATGAGGGCATCGGCTCGCCGGACATCTGGGAAGACGAGAAGGCAGAGGATCTGCGTCGGGAGATGATCGAGCTTCGGCAGCAGCTGGACAAGGAGCGCTCGGTGCGCATGATGCTGGAGGAGCAG GTGCGCTCGCTGGAGGCCCACATGTACCCAGAAAAGCTCAAGGTGATTGCACAGCAGGTgcagctgcagcagcagcaggagcaggtGCGGCTGCTGCACCAGGAGAAACTGGAGCGGGAACAGCAGCACCTGCGGACCCAG CTGCtgccccccccggcccccacccaccaccccacaGTGATCGTGCCGgcgccaccccctccctcccaccacatcAACGTCGTCACCATGGGCCCCTCCTCGGTCATCAACTCTGTTTCCACGTCCCGGCAAAATCTGGACACCATCGTGCAG GCGATCCAGCACATCGAGGGCACCCAGGAAaggcaggagcaggaggaggaacaACGACGAGCTGTCATCGTGAAGCCAGGCCGCAGCTGCCCGGAGGCCCACGCCTCCGACACTGCCTCCGATTCGGAGGCCTCGGACAGCGACGCCATGGACCAGAGCCGGGAGGAGCCAGCAGGGAATGGGgggcttccctga
- the TFAP4 gene encoding transcription factor AP-4 isoform X2: protein MFCMMVVHTPCFVLSTGSTVICLSGCLALWDGAEPTLSCGLANIPLTPETQRDQERRIRREIANSNERRRMQSINAGFQSLKTLIPHTDGEKLSKAAILQQTAEYIFSLEQEKTRLLQQNTQLKRFIQELSGSSPKRRRAEDKDEGIGSPDIWEDEKAEDLRREMIELRQQLDKERSVRMMLEEQVRSLEAHMYPEKLKVIAQQVQLQQQQEQVRLLHQEKLEREQQHLRTQLLPPPAPTHHPTVIVPAPPPPSHHINVVTMGPSSVINSVSTSRQNLDTIVQAIQHIEGTQERQEQEEEQRRAVIVKPGRSCPEAHASDTASDSEASDSDAMDQSREEPAGNGGLP from the exons ATGTTCTGCATGATGGTTGTGCATACCCCATGCTTTGTCCTTTCTACAGGGTCAACTGTCATCTGTCTGTCTGGGTGTCTGGCTTTGTGGGACGGTGCAGAGCCCACTCTGTCCTGTGG CCTTGCCAACATTCCACTGACCCCTGAGACGCAGCGGGACCAGGAGCGGCGGATTCGGCGGGAGATCGCCAATAGCAACGAGCGGAGGCGCATGCAGAGCATCAACGCTGGCTTCCAGTCCCTCAAGACCCTCATCCCCCACACAGATGGAGAGAAGCTCAGCAAG GCAGCCATTCTCCAGCAGACGGCGGAGTACATCTTCTCCCTGGAGCAGGAGAAGACCAGGCTCCTGCAGCAGAACACACAGCTCAAGCGCTTTATCCAG GAGCTGAGCGGCTCATCCCCCAAGCGGCGGCGGGCAGAGGACAAGGATGAGGGCATCGGCTCGCCGGACATCTGGGAAGACGAGAAGGCAGAGGATCTGCGTCGGGAGATGATCGAGCTTCGGCAGCAGCTGGACAAGGAGCGCTCGGTGCGCATGATGCTGGAGGAGCAG GTGCGCTCGCTGGAGGCCCACATGTACCCAGAAAAGCTCAAGGTGATTGCACAGCAGGTgcagctgcagcagcagcaggagcaggtGCGGCTGCTGCACCAGGAGAAACTGGAGCGGGAACAGCAGCACCTGCGGACCCAG CTGCtgccccccccggcccccacccaccaccccacaGTGATCGTGCCGgcgccaccccctccctcccaccacatcAACGTCGTCACCATGGGCCCCTCCTCGGTCATCAACTCTGTTTCCACGTCCCGGCAAAATCTGGACACCATCGTGCAG GCGATCCAGCACATCGAGGGCACCCAGGAAaggcaggagcaggaggaggaacaACGACGAGCTGTCATCGTGAAGCCAGGCCGCAGCTGCCCGGAGGCCCACGCCTCCGACACTGCCTCCGATTCGGAGGCCTCGGACAGCGACGCCATGGACCAGAGCCGGGAGGAGCCAGCAGGGAATGGGgggcttccctga